A DNA window from Vicinamibacteria bacterium contains the following coding sequences:
- a CDS encoding asparagine synthase-related protein, with product FLLKRFVEGSGIEPLARHLLWTSVIPPAVLERLGCQPSGLDSDLDRAPGPGTGLDALQLHDLESYLAEGLLTKADRASMGWALEPRAPYLDRKVLDFAASLPGSERVRGLGTKVFLKRYALRYLPRAVVHQRKRGLSVPLAAWLRGPLRAWARERLESGRLQRCGVDTQAVLDLFREHVEREADWGRALWSLLVLTEWLEWWETSSSESA from the coding sequence TTCCTGCTGAAGCGTTTCGTCGAGGGAAGCGGCATCGAGCCGCTCGCCCGTCATCTCCTCTGGACCTCGGTCATTCCTCCCGCTGTGCTCGAACGCCTAGGGTGCCAGCCGTCCGGTCTCGATTCGGATCTCGATCGTGCCCCGGGACCCGGCACGGGGCTCGATGCGCTCCAGCTGCACGACCTCGAGAGCTACCTGGCGGAGGGGCTTCTCACCAAGGCCGACCGCGCATCGATGGGATGGGCGCTCGAGCCGAGAGCTCCTTATCTCGACCGGAAGGTCCTCGATTTCGCCGCCAGCCTACCCGGGAGCGAGCGGGTTCGCGGTCTCGGAACCAAAGTGTTTCTCAAGCGCTACGCGCTCCGCTATCTCCCCCGTGCGGTAGTCCATCAACGCAAGCGGGGCCTCTCGGTGCCGCTTGCCGCCTGGCTCCGGGGACCGCTCCGCGCCTGGGCTCGCGAACGGCTCGAGAGCGGGCGTTTGCAACGCTGTGGAGTCGATACCCAAGCCGTGCTCGACCTCTTCCGAGAGCACGTCGAGCGCGAGGCCGATTGGGGCCGTGCCCTCTGGTCGCTCCTCGTTCTCACCGAGTGGTTGGAGTGGTGGGAAACCTCATCGTCCGAGAGCGCTTAG